DNA from Halogeometricum sp. S1BR25-6:
CCGAATCACGACGGACCTCACCGTCGAACTCCCGTCGTCGCTCTCCTTGGCGCTCGCGGAGACGGGCAACGGCGGCGTCGACGCCGAAGGGGTCGCGGGGGACGCGACGCTCCGCGCGAGCAACGGCGCCGTCAGCGCCGAGGGGATGCCCGGGTTCCTGACGCTCCGCGCGGGTAACGGCGGCATCAGGGCGGCCGACGTCGGCGGCATCGACGGCGTCACCGCCGGCAACGGCGGCGTCGACGTGGAGATTCCGGCGATACGCGGCGATACGTCGGTCAGCGCCTCCAACGGGGGTATCGACGCGGCGGTCGCGCCGGATTTGGACGCGGCGTTCGAGGCGCGCGTGACCAACGGCGGCGTGGACGTCTCCGGTCTCGAACTCACGAACGCCACCGTCTCACCGACGCGCGTCGCGGGAACGCTCGGCGACGGCGGCCCGTCGCTGACGCTCCGAGCGGGCAACGGCGGCGTCGACGTGCGGCGTCTCGACTGAAGCGTATCGTTCCGAGAAGGAAGCAGGGACCGCGGAGAGCGCGGACCCCGGACTGACCAAGCCACTGCGAAGAGCACCAGTCTCGCAGTTCCTTACCTGACGCGCCGGTAGTTCAGTACCACGCGCGTCACTACCCGTTTTGACGGTTGTCGTGAAAAAGGCTGCGCTGGTGCCAATACCTTCTAACTCCGCTCCGAGTTCCGGTCATATGGTGGGTAGTTGTCCCCTATTTGGACAGAAAACCAAAAACTCGTTCAATTGTAATGGTCTTTGTTACGTAATCCAACGCCGTTTTGCGCGCTAATCGAGCGAATCCGTAAGTGTGGGAGTCTGTACCGTGAGAATAACGGGCGTGAGACGCGCTACCGAACGAGATAGGGGTCGCCGCCGGCGGTGAACCGTCCGAGGTCGGTCTCCCGTCGGAAGTCGGTCGACGTAAGGACGTCGATGGCCTCGACGAGTCGGTCGTGGTGGGTGTCGTCCCAGTCGCTCGGGTCGGCGATGGGGAGGACGAGAAAGCCGCTTCCGCGTATCTCGGTGCCGTGTAGGTCCTCCATGTCGACGGTCACCTTGCGGGCCTGCGCCGTGTAGTTCTCCAGAACGTACGTCGTCGCGCGGGCGCCCACCGGCAGGAGGACGTGCGCGGCGATGGCCCGCAGTTCGGCGTCGAAGAACCGCTCCATGTCGTCGTAGTCGCTCTGCGAGGGGACGTCCTCGGAGACGCACATGTTCAGATACGAGAGGAACGTCTTCGAGACGGTCGGTCGGTCCCCGGTCGCCTCCAAGAGTCCTCCCTCCGCGAGGGCGGCCTGCAGGCGGACGGACGGTTCACCGGTGAACGGCACGCCCGTCGACTCCCCGCCGTGTACGCCGGGGTAGTCGCCGATGACGTGAAAGTCCGCGTTGGCGTCGCCGTATCCCGGAACGAACCGTTCGCACGGGGGGTTCATCCCGAAGGGGTTGCTCGTGCGGTCGGTTACGTTCTCCACGGCGCTACGTAGCGAGGAGAGGGATATATTCGGTGCGGTTTCGCGTCCGCCGCGCGGGGTCGTGCGGTTCGGGCCCGGTCAGAGTTCGACGCCGGAGGGGATGAGACTGTGTCCGCGGAGCAGATTCCCCTCGGCGTCGTAGACGAGAAACGTCCGCTTCTCGTAGACGACCGTCTCGCCGTCGTCGCTTCGTATCTCGACCCGGTACTGTCCGTCCTCTCCGTCGGCGGACTTACCGTACTCGCGCGCCGCGCGGATGAATCGGAGCACGTCGTCCGCGTCCTCGTTCAGTTCGAGGACGAAGTCGCCGGTGATGCGGTTCGTGACGCTCACCACGCCCGACGCGCCGGGGTCGTCGACGTCGCCCTGCAGACGGAACGCCACGTCCGTCTCGGCGTCGTCGAGGAGTTCCCCGTCGGGGTCGGTGAGTCGGTCCGAGAGCGTTTCCTCGGGACCGTGAAAGTCGATGCGGACCAACGGCCTCTCGGGGGAGTCGCCGGTCTCGACCCAGTCGATTTGT
Protein-coding regions in this window:
- a CDS encoding uracil-DNA glycosylase family protein; this encodes MENVTDRTSNPFGMNPPCERFVPGYGDANADFHVIGDYPGVHGGESTGVPFTGEPSVRLQAALAEGGLLEATGDRPTVSKTFLSYLNMCVSEDVPSQSDYDDMERFFDAELRAIAAHVLLPVGARATTYVLENYTAQARKVTVDMEDLHGTEIRGSGFLVLPIADPSDWDDTHHDRLVEAIDVLTSTDFRRETDLGRFTAGGDPYLVR
- a CDS encoding DUF5793 family protein — protein: MRRDYFELDVKQIDWVETGDSPERPLVRIDFHGPEETLSDRLTDPDGELLDDAETDVAFRLQGDVDDPGASGVVSVTNRITGDFVLELNEDADDVLRFIRAAREYGKSADGEDGQYRVEIRSDDGETVVYEKRTFLVYDAEGNLLRGHSLIPSGVEL